From the Cohaesibacter sp. ES.047 genome, one window contains:
- a CDS encoding MATE family efflux transporter, whose translation MTTEDTQPEDSRSKEQPSPQTAAQRGKFVTGSIFHHVVTMTAAGSVGLLAVFSVDFANLFYISLLGETELAAAIGYSATIMFFNNAVGIGMTIGGSAIVARALGPGDKELARRRAGSALLTVLGLMAILASSIYMFIPELLTLIGAAGEAHTVAVGFLSIVIPSLPLLGISMMLAGFLRASGDAKGSMFVTLSGGFASAILDPIFIFGFDMGVEGAAIASVLSRLVMIGVGLRGAVYLHNLVHLPRSLKEVVEHWKVLLPIALPAILTNVATPVGNAYVTMAIAPYGDEVVAGWAIVGRIIPLSYTALFALSGSVGPIFGQNLGVGQMDRVKETLKSSMYFILGYTTLVWLILFVAQGWIVMAFGAEGNTAQFVRYYCTWIAPSGIFLGFLFVTNAAFNNLGYPTYSTGFNWGRATIGTIPPVMLGTHLAGAEGALLGQAIGNCVFGLAAILTCFYVISRKKADIDPDGSEGPGDYYSQRALSPLSSGKANM comes from the coding sequence ATGACAACTGAGGACACGCAGCCCGAAGACTCCCGTTCAAAAGAGCAACCGTCTCCCCAAACCGCCGCTCAACGCGGCAAGTTCGTCACCGGATCCATCTTCCACCACGTCGTCACCATGACGGCTGCGGGATCGGTCGGCCTTCTGGCTGTCTTTTCCGTGGACTTTGCCAACCTGTTCTATATCTCTCTGTTGGGCGAAACTGAATTGGCGGCGGCGATCGGCTATTCCGCAACGATCATGTTCTTCAACAACGCGGTGGGCATCGGCATGACCATCGGTGGCTCGGCCATCGTGGCGAGGGCCCTTGGGCCGGGAGACAAGGAACTGGCAAGACGACGAGCCGGGAGCGCCCTGCTCACAGTGCTTGGCCTCATGGCGATACTGGCGAGCTCGATCTACATGTTCATTCCCGAGCTGCTGACCCTGATTGGTGCCGCCGGTGAGGCGCACACCGTCGCCGTGGGTTTCTTGTCCATCGTCATTCCCTCCCTGCCGCTGCTCGGCATTTCCATGATGCTGGCCGGTTTTCTGCGCGCCAGTGGTGATGCGAAAGGCTCGATGTTCGTTACCCTTTCGGGCGGCTTTGCCTCGGCGATTCTCGACCCGATCTTCATTTTCGGGTTTGATATGGGCGTTGAAGGCGCGGCTATCGCATCGGTTCTGTCGCGGTTGGTGATGATCGGCGTCGGTTTGCGGGGCGCTGTTTATCTGCATAATCTGGTACACCTGCCGCGCAGCCTCAAAGAGGTTGTCGAGCATTGGAAGGTTCTGCTGCCAATTGCCCTGCCCGCCATTCTGACCAATGTCGCCACGCCGGTCGGAAATGCCTATGTGACGATGGCTATCGCGCCTTATGGCGACGAAGTGGTCGCAGGCTGGGCGATTGTCGGGCGGATCATTCCGCTGTCCTATACCGCGCTCTTTGCCCTGTCCGGTTCGGTCGGGCCGATCTTCGGGCAAAATCTGGGGGTCGGGCAGATGGACCGCGTCAAGGAAACCCTCAAATCCTCGATGTATTTCATTCTGGGATATACGACACTCGTCTGGCTTATCCTGTTTGTCGCGCAGGGCTGGATCGTCATGGCCTTTGGTGCCGAAGGCAACACCGCGCAGTTCGTGCGCTACTATTGCACCTGGATAGCGCCAAGCGGCATCTTTCTGGGCTTCCTGTTTGTCACCAATGCCGCGTTCAACAATCTTGGGTATCCGACCTATTCCACCGGGTTCAACTGGGGCCGCGCGACGATTGGCACGATCCCTCCCGTCATGTTGGGGACCCATCTTGCCGGAGCTGAAGGGGCGCTGTTGGGACAGGCAATCGGCAACTGCGTCTTCGGTCTTGCTGCGATCCTGACGTGCTTTTATGTCATCAGCCGCAAAAAGGCCGATATTGATCCGGACGGATCAGAGGGGCCCGGGGATTACTATTCGCAGCGGGCGCTATCGCCACTCTCCTCGGGCAAGGCCAACATGTGA
- a CDS encoding DUF2093 domain-containing protein: MITLPSSGKEAKIRYLDADYQILSGGTFVTCAVTGRPIALEDLKYWSVARQEPYVDAAASYEAEKKAMKA, translated from the coding sequence ATGATCACACTGCCAAGCTCCGGCAAGGAAGCCAAAATCCGCTATCTGGACGCGGACTACCAGATCTTGTCCGGCGGCACCTTTGTCACCTGTGCCGTTACAGGTCGCCCCATTGCGCTTGAAGACCTGAAATACTGGTCTGTCGCTCGCCAAGAGCCCTATGTGGATGCCGCAGCGTCCTATGAAGCCGAGAAGAAAGCCATGAAGGCCTGA
- the lpxK gene encoding tetraacyldisaccharide 4'-kinase, with translation MKAPGFWKERGMLAWLLYPVSFLYGRISLSRFNKPARYKAHLPVLCVGNLVAGGAGKTPMVIAIGAAARAIGLSPIFLTRGYGGTEGGPLKVDPKTHRVRDVGDEALLLARIGPTIVARDRVGGAKLAEDVASSGDGGGIIIMDDGFQNPYLYKDLTLVAVDAQQSIGNGFVLPAGPLRAPLLPQVRRADQFIVIGEGERAPRLRQLAAKLGKASNHASLRPGKCNLLGGTHVLAFCGIGRPEKFYHTLDELELERVDQMEFADHHPYTEAEAEAILKRAKDQNLSIVTTAKDHVRLVGLGKAGDKLARKAHVVEVNMVFDDRAFPRRAIEQAQRKFSRR, from the coding sequence GGGCATGCTTGCCTGGCTGCTCTATCCCGTCAGCTTTCTCTATGGCCGTATTTCTTTATCCCGATTCAACAAACCGGCTCGCTACAAGGCTCACCTTCCTGTGCTTTGTGTTGGCAATCTGGTTGCCGGTGGAGCGGGCAAGACCCCGATGGTCATCGCAATCGGGGCTGCTGCCCGCGCGATCGGACTGTCCCCCATTTTCCTGACACGCGGCTACGGCGGAACCGAGGGCGGCCCCCTGAAGGTCGATCCCAAGACGCACCGTGTCCGGGATGTCGGTGATGAAGCCTTGCTGCTCGCGCGGATCGGGCCGACCATCGTGGCCAGAGACAGGGTAGGGGGCGCCAAGTTGGCCGAGGACGTCGCCTCAAGCGGTGACGGTGGCGGTATCATCATCATGGATGACGGGTTCCAGAACCCCTATCTCTACAAGGATTTGACGCTCGTGGCGGTCGACGCACAGCAGAGCATCGGCAACGGCTTTGTCCTGCCTGCCGGTCCCTTGCGCGCTCCGCTGCTGCCACAGGTGCGCCGGGCGGATCAGTTCATCGTCATCGGCGAAGGGGAACGGGCACCGCGCCTCAGGCAGTTGGCGGCAAAGCTTGGCAAGGCATCCAATCATGCAAGCCTGCGCCCCGGCAAGTGCAATCTTCTGGGCGGTACGCACGTTCTTGCATTCTGCGGTATCGGACGCCCGGAGAAATTCTATCATACGCTGGATGAGCTGGAACTGGAGCGGGTCGACCAGATGGAGTTTGCTGACCATCACCCCTACACCGAGGCGGAAGCCGAAGCCATTCTCAAGCGGGCCAAGGACCAGAATCTGTCCATCGTGACCACGGCCAAGGACCACGTCCGTCTCGTGGGGTTGGGTAAGGCAGGTGACAAGCTGGCACGCAAGGCCCATGTGGTCGAAGTCAACATGGTCTTTGACGACCGGGCTTTTCCGCGACGGGCCATCGAACAGGCGCAGCGCAAATTCTCGCGCCGCTAA